A section of the Flavobacterium sp. CG_23.5 genome encodes:
- a CDS encoding glycosyltransferase family 2 protein — MFTVPKISVIIPVYNRQHLLSYTLDSIIEQSFTDWECILVDDHSSDASFEVMEEYQKKDVRFKAFRRPNELKKGANACRNFGFTKSTAQLIKWFDSDDIMLCNHLEIACQVLTEMKLDFVVTDTVNFDHDTNALLDKPYSFDRTKESITAENLAQIRIGWITDDFLGKREIVNSIKFNENIVDGDEYNFFIKVLQNEVKGDYVNQILTHRRMHNESISFINKQNDIEYQSIVANIKYQTANDLVVYDNKVLIRWFLAGYMRISFDLAIARVKPPYEKEAFKLISKYHSVSKAIAFFIAVFLGNHFKKGYNIMKYART; from the coding sequence ATGTTCACAGTTCCTAAAATTTCGGTTATTATCCCAGTTTATAATAGGCAGCATTTGCTATCCTATACTTTAGACAGTATCATTGAGCAATCTTTTACGGATTGGGAATGTATTCTTGTAGATGATCATAGCTCCGACGCTTCTTTTGAGGTCATGGAAGAATACCAAAAAAAAGATGTGCGTTTTAAAGCCTTTAGAAGACCCAACGAATTAAAAAAAGGAGCGAATGCATGCAGAAATTTTGGATTCACAAAATCAACAGCTCAATTGATTAAATGGTTTGATAGTGATGATATAATGCTTTGCAATCATTTAGAAATTGCCTGTCAAGTATTAACTGAAATGAAATTGGATTTTGTAGTTACAGATACTGTAAATTTTGATCATGATACGAATGCACTTTTAGACAAACCCTATTCTTTTGATCGAACTAAAGAGAGTATAACTGCTGAAAACCTTGCGCAAATAAGAATTGGTTGGATAACAGACGACTTCTTAGGTAAGCGTGAAATTGTTAATTCAATAAAATTTAATGAAAATATTGTCGATGGTGATGAATATAATTTTTTTATAAAAGTATTGCAGAATGAAGTCAAAGGAGATTATGTAAATCAAATTTTAACGCATAGAAGAATGCATAATGAATCCATCTCTTTTATAAATAAACAAAATGATATTGAATACCAATCAATAGTGGCTAATATAAAATATCAAACTGCAAATGATTTGGTAGTCTATGATAATAAAGTGTTAATTCGTTGGTTTTTAGCTGGTTATATGAGAATTTCTTTTGATTTAGCAATTGCAAGAGTAAAACCTCCTTATGAAAAAGAGGCTTTCAAACTAATTTCTAAATACCATTCTGTAAGCAAGGCGATTGCTTTCTTTATAGCAGTATTTTTAGGAAACCATTTTAAAAAAGGATATAATATAATGAAATATGCAAGAACATAG
- a CDS encoding glycosyltransferase family 2 protein: protein MQEHRIKYNPLVSIILPVYNGGKFLAQSIESCLNQSYKNIELIIVYEHSIDNTLAITNKYASLDSRVKLIINDDKKNLPAALNIGHYAAIGDFFSWTSDDNIYESDAIEFMLEALFDKRVDVVYSNMIVIDEAGEKCRDFNFLNFENTIFRNYIGNCFLYKKEVFERNKGYDENCFLVEDYDFWLRAVAHSRFYQFREKLYRYRKHDTSLTHQIAFNDEKKQLWNENVVKMYEAFSRLFLEKDYVVMMDFLAKSLNYQKIPFEWIVENESTIDLFKENLSKNINFQNKTLIEKLFLEKIIEIMTADSGVKSNFSKSIYIIKQYGLFLDRKAIKTLIKYSFFKK from the coding sequence ATGCAAGAACATAGAATAAAATACAATCCTCTTGTATCAATTATTCTTCCTGTTTATAATGGGGGAAAATTTTTGGCGCAATCTATTGAGAGTTGCTTAAATCAATCTTACAAAAACATTGAATTAATTATTGTATATGAGCATTCGATTGATAATACCTTAGCAATCACAAATAAATATGCATCTCTAGACAGTAGGGTTAAACTTATTATTAATGATGACAAAAAGAACTTACCAGCTGCATTAAATATTGGGCATTATGCAGCAATAGGTGATTTTTTTTCTTGGACTAGTGATGATAATATTTATGAGTCGGATGCGATTGAGTTTATGCTAGAAGCATTATTTGATAAAAGAGTTGATGTTGTCTATAGTAATATGATTGTCATTGATGAAGCAGGAGAAAAGTGTAGAGATTTTAATTTTCTTAATTTTGAAAACACAATATTCAGAAATTACATTGGTAACTGTTTTTTATATAAGAAAGAAGTTTTTGAAAGAAACAAAGGGTATGACGAAAATTGTTTTTTAGTTGAAGATTATGATTTTTGGTTAAGAGCAGTTGCACATAGTCGTTTTTATCAATTTAGAGAAAAACTATATAGGTATAGAAAACATGATACAAGTTTGACGCATCAAATTGCATTTAATGATGAGAAAAAACAACTCTGGAATGAGAATGTAGTTAAAATGTATGAGGCTTTTTCTAGACTTTTTTTAGAAAAGGATTATGTGGTAATGATGGACTTTTTAGCAAAATCTTTAAACTATCAAAAAATTCCATTTGAATGGATAGTTGAAAATGAAAGTACAATTGACTTGTTCAAAGAGAATCTCTCTAAGAATATTAATTTCCAAAATAAAACTTTAATTGAAAAATTATTTTTAGAAAAAATAATTGAAATAATGACAGCAGATTCAGGAGTGAAAAGTAATTTTTCTAAGTCCATTTATATAATAAAACAGTACGGTTTGTTTTTAGATAGAAAAGCGATTAAAACCTTAATTAAATATTCTTTTTTTAAAAAATAA
- a CDS encoding glycosyltransferase, with the protein MKKILFTSLNDHVPWGGSEVLWTEVAQKLSEKYQVVALVKKWSNTPKQMQNLEECGVKICYKPIVESLTFKQQFVEKIKSKFGLKKTKQLNDLEVVYDIKSFELVVISLGNHSDGKLRQYTDYLRTRRVPYVIIVQLVTDLRYLDDTSILQLSEAYVHAKAVCYLSDDNLEKIELQFGLLLNNTLKINNPFFYKQNYVAPDQQQVYHVACVATLTTFHKGQELLLKALAQDKWRFRNICFNFYGTGANEIQLKNLITLYDLDNIVNLKGYESDNNKIWKKNVACIMLSRMEGQSLAMLEAMSFGRMIISTKVGDAARLIKQNETGFLIDAPTVSLINITLDEAWENRKNWIEMGIISRKHLYDIIKKDPLIDFSEKLQSLIN; encoded by the coding sequence TTGAAAAAGATACTATTCACATCATTAAACGACCATGTGCCTTGGGGAGGTAGTGAAGTATTATGGACCGAAGTTGCACAAAAACTTTCGGAAAAGTATCAAGTAGTGGCATTAGTGAAAAAATGGAGTAATACACCAAAGCAAATGCAAAATTTAGAAGAATGTGGAGTGAAAATTTGTTATAAGCCTATTGTTGAATCTTTAACTTTTAAACAACAGTTTGTAGAAAAAATAAAGAGCAAGTTTGGTTTAAAAAAAACGAAACAATTAAATGATTTAGAAGTTGTTTATGACATAAAATCATTTGAATTAGTGGTTATTTCATTAGGGAATCATTCCGATGGCAAGTTAAGACAATACACGGATTACTTGCGTACTAGAAGAGTCCCCTACGTAATTATTGTCCAGTTAGTGACAGATTTGCGATATTTAGACGATACTAGTATTTTGCAATTAAGTGAGGCGTATGTTCATGCGAAAGCCGTTTGTTATTTATCCGATGACAATTTAGAGAAGATCGAATTGCAGTTTGGGCTATTGTTAAACAATACATTAAAAATAAATAACCCTTTTTTTTATAAACAGAATTATGTTGCGCCAGATCAGCAGCAAGTTTACCATGTGGCCTGTGTAGCAACTTTAACTACATTTCACAAAGGACAGGAGTTGCTTCTCAAAGCACTTGCACAAGATAAATGGAGATTTCGTAATATTTGTTTTAACTTCTATGGAACTGGTGCTAATGAAATTCAATTAAAAAATTTAATTACGCTTTATGATTTAGATAATATTGTCAATTTAAAAGGGTATGAATCGGATAACAATAAAATTTGGAAAAAAAATGTTGCTTGTATTATGTTATCTAGAATGGAAGGGCAGTCTTTGGCCATGTTAGAAGCCATGTCTTTTGGGCGAATGATAATAAGTACAAAAGTAGGTGATGCTGCAAGGCTTATTAAACAAAATGAAACTGGTTTTTTGATAGATGCTCCAACTGTATCCTTAATTAATATTACTTTAGACGAAGCATGGGAAAATAGAAAAAATTGGATTGAAATGGGCATAATATCTAGAAAACATTTATACGATATAATTAAAAAAGATCCGTTAATTGACTTTTCTGAAAAGTTACAAAGTCTAATAAATTGA
- a CDS encoding glycosyltransferase codes for MNTPLLSVCLITYNHENYIRQAIEGVLMQKVNFDWELIIAEDCSTDRTREIILEYKNKYPDFITLILQRKNVGPAKNWSNLLQTPKSKYIAYFDGDDYWTDPLKLQKQVDFLEVNEGYGICFHNVEQQNFLNEEITKIIPGYHVNKILSIEDYILENKTATCSMVFRANFFKSIPKWFNELPYGDLGLVLTVLKNSNKKAMILSDVMGVYRLHADGVHGKYLKNSREIIKTSIQHLDFIKKIEKYLLFDKEYKVDIYLKKKMTLVHLIDFYKKNNIFKYLMYRFTLFILKLKSKF; via the coding sequence ATGAATACACCATTGCTATCAGTATGTTTAATTACATATAATCATGAAAACTATATTCGTCAAGCAATCGAAGGTGTTTTAATGCAAAAAGTAAATTTTGATTGGGAATTAATTATTGCTGAGGATTGTTCAACTGATAGAACAAGAGAGATTATTCTGGAATACAAGAATAAGTATCCCGATTTCATAACATTAATTTTACAGAGAAAAAATGTCGGTCCAGCTAAAAATTGGTCGAATTTACTTCAAACTCCAAAATCAAAATATATTGCTTATTTTGACGGTGATGATTATTGGACCGATCCTTTAAAATTGCAGAAACAAGTTGATTTTCTAGAGGTAAATGAAGGCTATGGTATTTGCTTTCATAATGTCGAACAGCAAAATTTTTTAAATGAGGAGATAACGAAAATTATTCCGGGATATCACGTGAATAAAATTTTAAGTATCGAGGATTATATATTAGAAAATAAAACAGCAACTTGTTCTATGGTTTTTAGAGCTAATTTTTTTAAATCTATACCAAAGTGGTTTAATGAGCTGCCTTATGGAGATTTAGGGTTAGTTTTGACTGTGTTAAAAAACAGCAATAAAAAAGCTATGATTCTCTCTGATGTTATGGGTGTTTACAGGTTGCATGCTGATGGAGTACATGGTAAATATTTGAAAAACAGTAGGGAGATAATTAAAACAAGTATTCAGCATTTAGATTTTATAAAAAAAATAGAAAAGTATTTGCTTTTTGATAAGGAATACAAAGTGGATATATATTTAAAAAAGAAAATGACACTTGTGCATTTAATTGATTTTTATAAAAAAAATAATATTTTTAAATATTTAATGTATCGGTTTACTTTATTCATTCTAAAATTAAAATCAAAATTTTGA
- a CDS encoding glycosyltransferase family 2 protein — translation MGINEKKEIIIAIVIPYYKITFFEKTLESLANQTDKRFKVYIGDDNSPQNPMSLLVKYEEKINFSYCKFEDNLGSISLVKQWDRCIALSCDEEWVMVLCDDDYISYNHIEEFYKNVQVAENLNIKVIRYATCVNESNGEISNVYDHPIVESSTDFFFRRITNATRSSLSEYVFKKSTYEQYGFFNYALAWHSDDRAWLEFSEFKYIYSINTAQVYFRLSEENISRSDFKIKEKNQASLAFYNFLIFIHIYKFKRLQRKELLLVYEQFIYKINKVNFSFFVSVFTLLFINLYFVQSLKFARRLLIHLNKNVHSS, via the coding sequence ATGGGAATAAATGAGAAAAAAGAAATTATAATTGCGATAGTTATTCCTTATTACAAAATCACTTTTTTTGAAAAGACCTTAGAATCATTAGCAAATCAGACAGATAAGCGTTTTAAGGTTTATATTGGAGATGATAATAGTCCACAGAATCCTATGTCTTTATTAGTAAAGTATGAAGAAAAAATTAATTTCAGCTACTGTAAATTTGAGGATAATTTAGGTAGTATATCACTTGTGAAACAATGGGATCGTTGTATTGCTTTGTCCTGTGATGAAGAATGGGTTATGGTACTTTGTGATGATGATTATATTAGTTACAATCATATTGAAGAATTTTATAAAAATGTTCAAGTAGCCGAAAATTTAAATATTAAAGTAATTCGTTATGCTACATGTGTTAATGAAAGTAACGGTGAAATTTCCAATGTTTATGATCATCCGATAGTCGAAAGTTCGACAGATTTTTTCTTTAGAAGAATAACAAATGCAACACGAAGTTCATTGTCTGAATATGTATTTAAAAAGAGTACTTATGAGCAATATGGTTTTTTTAATTATGCCTTGGCTTGGCATTCAGATGATCGAGCATGGCTTGAGTTTTCGGAATTTAAATATATCTATTCTATTAATACAGCTCAAGTGTATTTTAGACTGAGCGAGGAAAATATTTCCAGAAGTGATTTTAAGATAAAAGAAAAAAACCAAGCTTCTTTAGCATTTTATAACTTTCTTATTTTTATACATATTTATAAATTTAAGCGTCTTCAACGTAAAGAACTCTTACTCGTTTATGAGCAATTTATTTACAAGATAAATAAAGTAAATTTTAGTTTTTTTGTTAGTGTTTTTACATTGTTATTTATTAATTTATATTTTGTCCAATCCTTAAAATTTGCTAGACGACTTTTAATCCATTTAAATAAAAATGTTCACAGTTCCTAA
- a CDS encoding glycosyltransferase family 4 protein, whose translation MKRILFISNTASRTGAPYVLLLLLKWLKTERKNLKIDVVFLEGGDLEQDFTEFTSNIYNYADASLKIGFIPKLYSYIRRKVLRKGSRNEAFIKNIAKKNYDIIYANTIASVVFATAIKKSSKNSPKLIAHIHELNTTIKEYLPSFEKHIPLIDQFISVSNLVMQNLNLRWNIDPSKNHLVYAFSDKVSQKSTSFSSLIDGDSIFEIGASGQVNFRKGYDLFIQVALFIKKEYPDLKIRFTWVGYISYLQRLNIEADLEKANLKEVVFFVGEQVKPETYFEQFDVFLMTSREDPFPLVCIEVGKMGVPIICFEKATGTSEVINNGGGFVVPYLDCVAMAEKLLLYYNDDVLRKKDGELNKVNFSTYTSEIMAEKIFKHIAEI comes from the coding sequence TTGAAAAGAATATTGTTTATATCTAATACCGCATCCAGAACAGGTGCGCCCTACGTTTTACTGTTACTTCTTAAATGGTTGAAAACGGAGCGTAAAAACTTGAAAATTGATGTTGTTTTTTTAGAGGGTGGAGATTTAGAACAAGATTTTACTGAATTTACAAGCAATATTTATAATTATGCTGATGCAAGTCTAAAAATAGGCTTCATACCTAAACTGTATTCTTACATTAGAAGAAAAGTTTTAAGAAAAGGAAGTAGGAATGAAGCTTTTATAAAAAATATTGCTAAAAAAAATTATGATATTATTTATGCAAATACAATTGCTTCTGTTGTTTTTGCAACAGCCATTAAAAAGAGCAGTAAAAATAGTCCTAAATTAATTGCTCATATACACGAATTAAATACTACAATAAAGGAGTATTTACCCAGTTTTGAAAAACATATACCACTAATTGATCAGTTTATCTCAGTGTCGAATTTAGTAATGCAAAACTTAAATTTAAGGTGGAATATTGATCCTTCAAAGAACCATTTAGTTTATGCATTTTCGGATAAAGTTTCGCAAAAGTCTACAAGTTTCTCCTCATTGATTGATGGTGATAGCATATTTGAAATTGGTGCTTCAGGACAAGTAAATTTTAGAAAAGGTTATGATTTATTTATTCAAGTAGCCCTATTTATTAAAAAAGAATACCCAGATCTAAAAATTCGTTTTACTTGGGTAGGTTATATTTCGTACTTGCAAAGATTAAATATTGAGGCAGATTTGGAAAAGGCCAACCTCAAAGAAGTTGTGTTTTTTGTTGGAGAACAAGTTAAGCCAGAAACTTATTTTGAGCAATTTGATGTTTTTTTGATGACTTCACGCGAAGATCCTTTTCCACTGGTCTGCATCGAAGTGGGAAAAATGGGAGTGCCTATTATTTGTTTTGAAAAAGCAACAGGGACTTCCGAAGTAATTAATAATGGCGGTGGTTTTGTAGTGCCTTATTTGGATTGTGTTGCTATGGCTGAAAAACTGCTTTTGTATTACAACGATGATGTATTGAGAAAAAAAGATGGAGAACTAAATAAAGTGAATTTTTCCACTTATACATCAGAAATAATGGCTGAAAAAATATTTAAACACATTGCCGAAATATAG
- a CDS encoding glycosyltransferase: MTSPLLSVCLITYNHENYIKQAIDGILMQQVDFNWELIIAEDCSTDGTREILLEYKEKYPDFIKLILQEKNVGPAKNFLDLIQTPKSKYIAYCEGDDYWTDPLKIQKQVDILELNENIGLVCSKVKHYNQTSGDFIEITPTFVKASNDVIALMLKSKFISLSASIFRASVLFKVIDAIRVELETGIIGDTRILLETVYQSEVYFLNEVTAVYRILEGSASHPNEVNKYILAIKDSYLCRKEFVVRNNLNKKWLSDSICNTNRGLINQAFVAKKYSDSMKFLGSILIIDTLKYCRFNVFVKKIKLDIWMKLMLSLVGIGLLRQKLKKSN; this comes from the coding sequence TGCAACAAGTAGATTTTAATTGGGAATTGATAATTGCAGAAGATTGTTCTACTGATGGCACACGAGAGATTCTTTTAGAATATAAAGAGAAGTATCCAGATTTTATAAAATTAATTTTACAAGAAAAAAATGTTGGTCCAGCTAAAAACTTTTTAGATTTAATACAAACTCCGAAATCAAAGTATATCGCTTACTGTGAAGGTGATGATTATTGGACGGATCCCTTAAAAATTCAAAAACAAGTTGATATTCTGGAATTAAATGAAAATATTGGTTTAGTTTGCAGTAAAGTTAAACATTACAATCAAACTTCAGGAGATTTTATTGAAATTACTCCTACGTTTGTTAAAGCGAGTAACGACGTTATTGCATTAATGTTGAAAAGTAAATTCATATCCCTTTCCGCTTCAATATTTAGAGCGTCAGTTTTATTTAAAGTTATTGATGCCATTAGAGTTGAACTTGAAACTGGAATTATTGGAGATACCCGGATTTTATTAGAAACGGTCTATCAATCTGAAGTTTATTTTTTAAATGAAGTAACTGCAGTTTATAGGATTTTAGAGGGTAGTGCAAGCCATCCCAATGAGGTAAATAAATATATTTTGGCAATAAAGGATTCTTATTTGTGTAGAAAAGAGTTCGTTGTTAGAAATAATTTAAATAAAAAATGGCTTTCGGATTCTATATGTAACACTAATAGAGGATTAATTAATCAAGCTTTCGTTGCTAAAAAATATTCAGACAGCATGAAATTTCTAGGTAGTATTTTAATAATAGATACTTTAAAATATTGCCGTTTTAATGTATTTGTGAAAAAAATAAAATTAGATATTTGGATGAAATTAATGTTATCATTAGTAGGCATTGGTTTATTACGACAAAAATTAAAAAAATCAAATTAA